A genomic stretch from Methylorubrum extorquens includes:
- a CDS encoding conserved protein of unknown function (Evidence 4 : Unknown function but conserved in other organisms) encodes MMRPLRSGLRRDLARTLRRVVRTGFAATTALLIGPTADGARAEPAAAAAVALVVSVDVSQSVDDSRFVLQMEGIAEALEDPGVIAAMTGHPGGTLFAMVTWADRAGLAVGWRRIASRADAFAAAAQVRVTPRQSGEFTCLGQMFRTVTASVLPAMPVPAERIVVDVSGDGIDNCTDPENLETERTALLAAGATINGLPILVPGENDVVGAGAYRAPGYGLRATPLPQERTDLTQWYRSHVVAGPGAFLLKAAGYGDFSRALRRKFVIEVSGLAPGRRDE; translated from the coding sequence ATGATGCGCCCCCTCCGATCCGGCCTCCGCAGAGACCTTGCAAGGACGCTTCGCCGTGTCGTCCGAACCGGCTTTGCGGCCACGACAGCGCTGCTGATTGGCCCGACCGCCGACGGCGCCAGGGCCGAACCGGCGGCCGCCGCCGCGGTCGCCCTCGTCGTCTCCGTCGACGTGTCGCAATCGGTCGATGACAGCCGCTTCGTTCTGCAGATGGAGGGCATCGCCGAGGCTCTGGAGGATCCGGGCGTGATCGCGGCGATGACCGGCCATCCCGGCGGCACGCTCTTCGCCATGGTCACCTGGGCCGACCGCGCGGGCCTCGCCGTGGGCTGGCGGCGGATCGCCAGCCGTGCCGACGCGTTCGCAGCCGCGGCCCAGGTCCGTGTCACGCCCCGGCAATCGGGCGAGTTCACCTGTCTCGGCCAGATGTTCCGCACCGTGACCGCAAGCGTCCTTCCGGCAATGCCGGTTCCGGCGGAGCGGATCGTTGTCGACGTCTCGGGCGACGGCATCGACAACTGTACCGATCCCGAGAATCTCGAAACGGAGCGGACGGCGCTTCTGGCGGCCGGCGCCACGATCAACGGCCTGCCGATCCTGGTCCCGGGCGAGAACGACGTCGTCGGCGCCGGCGCCTACCGGGCTCCGGGCTACGGACTTCGGGCCACGCCGCTCCCGCAGGAGCGCACGGATCTGACGCAGTGGTACAGGTCCCACGTCGTGGCCGGTCCCGGCGCCTTCCTCTTGAAGGCGGCGGGTTACGGCGACTTCTCGCGGGCCCTGCGGCGGAAATTCGTGATCGAAGTCAGCGGCCTCGCGCCGGGTCGGCGCGACGAGTGA